In Carassius auratus strain Wakin unplaced genomic scaffold, ASM336829v1 scaf_tig00027323, whole genome shotgun sequence, the following proteins share a genomic window:
- the LOC113079202 gene encoding U3 small nucleolar RNA-associated protein 15 homolog — protein MASFKPTKVQFLPKLGEKVTEDTLYWKNYKSPVQMKEFGAVTKIDFSPLTPHNYAVTASTRIHVYGLHSQEPIRSFTRFRDTAYGGSFRGDGKLLVAGSEEGLIRLFDISGRVALRQFTGHSKAVHVTSFLSDGFRVVSGSDDLTCRVWDVPSAVEISSVTEHTDYIRALAPSKLNPDLFVTGSYDHTVKVFDMRSGSSVMTMQHGHPVECVLLYPSEALLVSTGGRYVKIWDLLKGGQELVSLKNHHKTVTCACLSSVGNKLLTGSLDRHVKVYNSSYKVVHNFDCDASILSMAVAPDDEVLAVGMTNGVLSVRHRKHKKDKETLTSRRRRGPSYRVFVKGKNFMPRQDDFLVSKPVKQYLRKYDKQLKSFEVSKALDTALQTWTRTSKPEVTVAVIIELNRRGTLKNALAGRNEESLTKILNFLLKHIFDPRFSRPLLMVGDIVLDLYRQVLHQSPVVERLLQRLMEVLGREEELQQELLQVLGILDTLFASLTPRKEVASLAALPVDQGPQLQAA, from the exons ATGGCTTCATTTAAACCCACCAAAGTTCAGTTCCTCCCTAAACTCGGAGAGAAAGTAACAGAGGACACGCTGTACTGGAAGAATTACAAG TCTCCCGTGCAAATGAAAGAGTTTGGTGCTGTAACAAAGATTGACTTCTCTCCTCTCACACCTCACAATTATGCCGTCACCGCCTCCACCAGA ATCCACGTATATGGACTTCACTCTCAAGAGCCCATACGGAGCTTCACACGTTTTCGGGATACAGCGTATGGAGGGAGCTTCAGAGGCGACGGGAAGCTTTTAGTGGCAGGAAGTGAAGAGGGTCTCATCCGTCTGTTTGACATCAGCGGCCGAGTGGCTCTCAGGCAATTCACAGGACACTCCAA GGCGGTACACGTGACCTCGTTCCTGTCTGATGGGTTTCGTGTGGTGTCGGGGTCTGATGACCTGACGTGCCGCGTGTGGGACGTTCCCAGTGCTGTTGAGATCAGCTCAGTAACTGAACACACAGACTACATCAGAGCTCTCGCCCCCAGCAAACTCAACCCAGATCTGTTTGTCACAG GTTCGTATGATCACACAGTGAAAGTGTTTGACATGCGGTCAGGAAGCAGTGTGATGACCATGCAACACGGTCATCCTGTGGAGTGTGTGCTGTTATATCCGTCAGAAGCCCTGCTGGTGTCCACAG GAGGGCGCTATGTGAAAATCTGGGACCTGTTGAAAGGCGGACAGGAGCTTGTTTCTCTTAAGAATCATCATAAAACCGTTACATGTGCATGTCTGAGTTCTGTAGGAAACAAACTGCTCACAGGATCACTGGACAG GCATGTCAAAGTGTATAACTCCTCTTATAAGGTTGTACATAATTTCGACTGTGATGCATCTATCCTCAGTATGGCTGTTGCG CCTGATGATGAAGTGCTTGCTGTGGGGATGACCAATGGTGTGTTGAGTGTCAGGCACAGGAAACACAAAAAAGACAAAGAGACGTTAACTAGTCGAAGGCGAAGGGGTCCGTCATACCGGGTCTTTGTCAAGGGGAAGAACTTTATGCCCAGACAG GATGATTTCTTGGTCAGTAAACCGGTGAAGCAGTATCTACGGAAATATGACAAACAGCTGAAAAGCTTTGAGGTGTCCAAAGCGCTGGACACAGCTCTGCAG ACATGGACACGCACCAGTAAACCAGAGGTGACCGTAGCGGTTATCATAGAGCTCAACCGCAGAGGAACTCTGAAAAATGCTCTCGCAGGACGAAATGAAGAGAGCTTAACCAAGATCCTCAACTTCCTTCTCAA GCACATCTTTGACCCACGCTTTTCTCGGCCTCTGCTCATGGTTGGGGATATTGTGCTTG atctgtaTCGGCAGGTTCTTCACCAGTCACCTGTAGTCGAGCGGCTTCTGCAGCGTCTCATGGAGGTGTTGGGTCGAGAAGAAGAACTTCAGCAAGAGCTTCTACAGGTCTTAGGAATTCTGGACACACTTTTCGCATCCCTCACCCCCAGAAAAGAGGTTGCGTCCCTTGCTGCCCTTCCAGTAGATCAAGGGCCACAGCTACAAGCCGCCTGA
- the LOC113079209 gene encoding calumenin-B-like, translating to MDLLLLLLVAALCNLQSSSKPMRRKERVHHDTLINNEHDDEKNFNLNYEAFLGQEEAKTFNQLTPEESKQRLGKIAEKIDEDHDGFVTLDEMTRWIKNALKRWIYNDMERQWQAIDHNSDAYVSWEEYKNVTFGYTLDEADPNISFNYRQMMTRDERRFKMADYDGDMRANKEEFTAFLHPEEFNYMKDIILLEAMEDIDKNGDGFIDIDEYIGDMYSQTGEANEPEWVKTEREQFRQFRDQNKDGRMDKDETRDWILPAGYDHAEVEAQHLLYESDTDQDGRLTKQEIVDKYDFFVGSQATDFGEALVRHDEF from the exons ATGGacctgctgttgttgttgttggtggctgcCCTATGCAATCTTCAGTCCTCCAGCAAACCCATGCGGAGGAAGGAACGTGTCCATCATGACACCCTCATCAACAATGAGCACGATGATGAAAAGAACTTCAACCTCAACTACGAGGCTTTTCTTGGACAAGAGGAGGCAAAGACGTTCAACCAGCTCACGCCAGAGGAGAGCAAACAGAGACTGGG TAAGATTGCAGAAAAGATTGACGAGGACCATGACGGCTTTGTGACTCTTGATGAGATGACGCGGTGGATCAAAAATGCTCTGAAGCGATGGATCTATAACGATATGGAACGGCAGTGGCAGGCTATCGATCACAACTCAGACGCTTATGTCTCCTGGGAGGAGTACAAGAACGTTACCTTCGGCTACACCCTTG ATGAAGCGGATCCCAATATCAGTTTTAACTACAGGCAGATGATGACCAGAGATGAGCGTCGTTTCAAGATGGCTGATTATGATGGTGACATGAGGGCCAATAAGGAAGAGTTTACAGCGTTTCTTCACCCAGAGGAGTTTAACTACATGAAGGATATCATACTGCTG GAGGCTATGGAGGACATTGATAAAAACGGAGATGGTTTCATCGACATTGATGAATATATtg GTGATATGTACAGTCAGACTGGAGAGGCCAATGAACCAGAGTGGGTGAAAACCGAAAGAGAACAGTTTAGACAGTTCAGGGATCAAAACAAAGACGGCCGTATGGATAAGGACGAGACCCGTGACTGGATCTTGCCCGCCGGGTACGACCATGCAGAGGTTGAGGCCCAACACCTGCTGTATGAGTCTGACACCGATCAG GACGGACGCCTCACAAAGCAGGAAATTGTGGATAAGTATGACTTCTTTGTCGGGAGTCAAGCGACAGATTTTGGAGAAGCTCTGGTTCGACATGATGAGTTTTAA